Proteins encoded in a region of the Prunus persica cultivar Lovell chromosome G4, Prunus_persica_NCBIv2, whole genome shotgun sequence genome:
- the LOC18781525 gene encoding uncharacterized protein At4g26485, translating to MEVFSFERKIKHYSSYQKILLVGEGDFSFAVCLARAFGLAVNMVATSLDSRESLMLKYSEAMSNVKELEAKGCIILHEVDVHSMSRHPLLISIRFDRIIYNFPHAGYLHGPFSSEHNRFQIWFHQDLIRGFLQNAREMLTAIGEIHVTHKTKFPFSEWKIVELAQKVGLYLVHEEQFSPWDYPGYENKRGAGMCDQTFPVGMCSTFKFAKLLCHSTTSGFHLGITTSGPWSGYSGINGPRMQW from the exons ATGGAAGTGTTTAGCTTTGAGAGAAAGATTAAGCATTACAGCAGCTATCAGAAGATACTCTTAGTGGGAGAAGGAGACTTCTCTTTTGCTGTTTGCTTAGCCAGAGCTTTTGGATTGGCTGTCAACATGGTTGCGACTTCTCTCGACTCCAGAG AGTCTTTGATGCTGAAGTATTCAGAAGCTATGAGCAATGTGAAGGAATTAGAGGCCAAGGGATGCATAATATTGCATGAGGTGGATGTCCACAGCATGAGCCGACACCCTTTGTTGATTAGCATACGCTTTGATCGCATAATCTATAATTTTCCTCACGCCGGTTACTTGCATGGTCCCTTTTCTTCTGAACACAACAGGTTCCAAATTTG GTTTCATCAGGATTTGATCAGGGGATTCCTCCAGAATGCACGCGAAATGCTGACCGCAATAGGAGAAATTCATGTGACACACAAGACAAAATTTCCTTTCAGTGAATGGAAAATAGTGGAGTTAGCACAAAAGGTTGGGTTATATCTGGTTCATGAAGAACAGTTCTCACCATGGGATTATCCAGGTTATGAAAATAAGAGAGGAGCTGGGATGTGTGATCAAACGTTTCCTGTTGGAATGTGTAGCACCTTCAAATTTGCCAAGCTCTTGTGCCATTCTACCACTTCTGGTTTCCACCTTGGCATTACTACTTCAGGTCCATGGTCTGGATATTCTGGAATTAATGGTCCTCGCATGCAATG GTAA
- the LOC18781096 gene encoding uncharacterized protein LOC18781096 isoform X1: MEAFSFERQIKHYNSYQKILLVGEGDFSFAVCLARAFDLAVNMFVTSLDSRESLMLNYSKAMSKVMELEARGCKVLLEVDVHSMSQHPFLISERFDRIIYNFPHVGYLHGPFSAECNGFQNRFHQDLIRGFLQNASQILTAIGEIHVTHKTTFPFSEQKIVELAQEVGLYLVHEEHFSLLDYPAYENKRGAWICDQPFPVGMCITFKFAKLHSYTTSGFNLGITAPGPWSGYSGIIGPHMQCDVTGNMPKYISTIEYSKAYSSYQKILLVGEGDFSFAACLARAFGSAANIVATSLDSREFLMVNYSKAMSNLKELENRGCTILHCVDCKTMNLHPCLYNKRFDRIIYNFPHSGYSNGLSSSEYSIFQILSHQNLVRAYFKSAREMLTETGEVHVTHKTTYPFSEWNIVTLALEAGLFLVDVESFSLWNYPGYQNKRGAGICDQTFPVGKSSTFKFSKYLPVSSSMVREY; encoded by the exons ATGGAAGCGTTTAGCTTTGAGAGACAGATTAAGCATTACAACAGCTATCAGAAGATACTCTTAGTGGGAGAAGGAGACTTCTCTTTTGCCGTTTGCTTAGCCAGAGCTTTTGACTTGGCTGTCAACATGTTTGTGACTTCTCTCGACTCCAGAG AGTCTTTGATGCTGAATTATTCAAAAGCTATGAGCAAGGTGATGGAATTAGAGGCCAGGGGATGCAAAGTATTGCTTGAGGTGGATGTCCACAGCATGAGCCAACACCCTTTCTTAATTAGTGAACGCTTTGATCgcataatatataattttcctCATGTCGGTTACTTGCACGGTCCCTTTTCTGCTGAATGCAACGGGTTCCAAAATCG GTTTCATCAGGATCTGATAAGGGGATTCCTCCAGAATGCAAGCCAAATTCTTACCGCGATAGGAGAAATTCATGTGACACACAAGACAACATTTCCTTTCAGTGAACAGAAAATAGTGGAGTTAGCACAAGAGGTTGGGTTATATCTGGTTCATGAAGAACATTTCTCACTTTTGGATTATCCAGCTTATGAAAATAAGAGAGGAGCTTGGATTTGTGATCAACCTTTTCCTGTGGGAATGTGTATAACCTTCAAATTTGCCAAGCTGCACAGTTATACCACTTCCGGTTTCAACCTTGGCATTACTGCTCCGGGTCCATGGTCTGGATATTCTGGAATTATTGGTCCTCACATGCAATG TGATGTTACTGGGAATATGCCAAAATATATAAGTACTATTGAATATAGCAAGGCTTATAGCAGTTATCAGAAGATACTCTTAGTGGGAGAAGGAGACTTCTCCTTTGCAGCTTGCTTAGCTAGGGCATTTGGCTCTGCTGCCAACATAGTTGCAACTTCTCTCGACTCCAGAG AGTTTTTAATGGTGAACTATTCAAAAGCTATGAGCAACTTAAAGGAATTAGAGAACAGGGGATGCACAATTTTGCATTGTGTGGATTGCAAAACAATGAACCTTCACCCTTGCCTTTATAATAAGCGGTTTGATCGGATAATCTATAATTTTCCTCACTCGGGTTACTCGAATGGTCTCTCTTCGTCTGAATATagcattttccaaatttt GTCACATCAGAATTTGGTGAGGGCATACTTCAAGAGTGCTCGAGAAATGCTGACCGAAACAGGAGAAGTTCATGTGACACACAAGACAACATATCCGTTCAGTGAATGGAACATAGTGACGTTAGCGCTAGAGGCTGGGCTATTTTTGGTCGACGTAGAGAGTTTCTCATTATGGAATTATCCAGGTTATCAGAATAAGAGAGGGGCTGGAATATGTGACCAAACTTTTCCTGTTGGAAAGTCTAGCACCTTCAAATTTTCCAAGTACCTCCCAGTTTCCTCCTCGATGGTTCGAGAGTACTAG
- the LOC18781096 gene encoding uncharacterized protein At4g26485 isoform X2: MEAFSFERQIKHYNSYQKILLVGEGDFSFAVCLARAFDLAVNMFVTSLDSRESLMLNYSKAMSKVMELEARGCKVLLEVDVHSMSQHPFLISERFDRIIYNFPHVGYLHGPFSAECNGFQNRFHQDLIRGFLQNASQILTAIGEIHVTHKTTFPFSEQKIVELAQEVGLYLVHEEHFSLLDYPAYENKRGAWICDQPFPVGMCITFKFAKLHSYTTSGFNLGITAPGPWSGYSGIIGPHMQCDVTGNMPKYISTIEYSKAYSSYQKILLVGEGDFSFAACLARAFGSAANIVATSLDSREFLMVNYSKAMSNLKELENRGCTILHCVDCKTMNLHPCLYNKRFDRIIYNFPHSGYSNGLSSSEYSIFQIL; the protein is encoded by the exons ATGGAAGCGTTTAGCTTTGAGAGACAGATTAAGCATTACAACAGCTATCAGAAGATACTCTTAGTGGGAGAAGGAGACTTCTCTTTTGCCGTTTGCTTAGCCAGAGCTTTTGACTTGGCTGTCAACATGTTTGTGACTTCTCTCGACTCCAGAG AGTCTTTGATGCTGAATTATTCAAAAGCTATGAGCAAGGTGATGGAATTAGAGGCCAGGGGATGCAAAGTATTGCTTGAGGTGGATGTCCACAGCATGAGCCAACACCCTTTCTTAATTAGTGAACGCTTTGATCgcataatatataattttcctCATGTCGGTTACTTGCACGGTCCCTTTTCTGCTGAATGCAACGGGTTCCAAAATCG GTTTCATCAGGATCTGATAAGGGGATTCCTCCAGAATGCAAGCCAAATTCTTACCGCGATAGGAGAAATTCATGTGACACACAAGACAACATTTCCTTTCAGTGAACAGAAAATAGTGGAGTTAGCACAAGAGGTTGGGTTATATCTGGTTCATGAAGAACATTTCTCACTTTTGGATTATCCAGCTTATGAAAATAAGAGAGGAGCTTGGATTTGTGATCAACCTTTTCCTGTGGGAATGTGTATAACCTTCAAATTTGCCAAGCTGCACAGTTATACCACTTCCGGTTTCAACCTTGGCATTACTGCTCCGGGTCCATGGTCTGGATATTCTGGAATTATTGGTCCTCACATGCAATG TGATGTTACTGGGAATATGCCAAAATATATAAGTACTATTGAATATAGCAAGGCTTATAGCAGTTATCAGAAGATACTCTTAGTGGGAGAAGGAGACTTCTCCTTTGCAGCTTGCTTAGCTAGGGCATTTGGCTCTGCTGCCAACATAGTTGCAACTTCTCTCGACTCCAGAG AGTTTTTAATGGTGAACTATTCAAAAGCTATGAGCAACTTAAAGGAATTAGAGAACAGGGGATGCACAATTTTGCATTGTGTGGATTGCAAAACAATGAACCTTCACCCTTGCCTTTATAATAAGCGGTTTGATCGGATAATCTATAATTTTCCTCACTCGGGTTACTCGAATGGTCTCTCTTCGTCTGAATATagcattttccaaattttgtaG
- the LOC18779418 gene encoding uncharacterized protein At4g26485 isoform X1, which yields MEVFSFEKKIKHYSSYQKILLAGEGDFSFSVCLARAFGLAVNMVATSLDSRESLMLNYSKAMSNVKELEARGCKVLHEVDVHSMSQHPFLIRVCFDRIIYNFPHAGFFSSERNRLQIWFHRDLVRGFLKNACEMLTAIGEIHVTHKTTFPFSEWKIVELAKEVGLYLVDEEQFSLLDYPGYENKRGAGMCDKTFHVGMCSTFKFAKLLYSSTTSWSGCSGINGPHMQRDEYLGRVGASKIMLHQNFVMGYLNSSSEMHRASYPFSDWEMEKLTKEVGLFLVKEEEFSPWDCSCAASSFHPGTLTISLWSVDIVDMACSYLESLERKKPKHGHKNLRPP from the exons ATGGAAGTGTTTAGCTTTGAGAAAAAGATTAAGCATTACAGCAGCTATCAGAAGATACTCTTAGCCGGAGAAGGAgacttctctttttctgtttgCTTAGCTAGAGCTTTTGGCTTGGCTGTCAACATGGTTGCGACTTCTCTCGACTCCAGAG AGTCTTTGATGCTGAATTATTCAAAAGCTATGAGCAATGTGAAGGAGTTAGAGGCCAGGGGATGCAAAGTATTGCATGAGGTGGATGTCCACAGCATGAGCCAACACCCTTTCTTGATTAGGGTATGCTTTGATCGCATAATCTATAATTTTCCTCACGCcggtttcttttcttctgaACGCAACAGGTTACAAATTTG GTTTCATCGGGATTTGGTCAGGGGATTCCTCAAGAATGCATGCGAAATGCTGACTGCTATAGGAGAAATTCATGTGACACACAAGACAACATTTCCTTTCAGTGAATGGAAAATAGTGGAGTTAGCAAAAGAGGTTGGGTTATATCTGGTTGATGAAGAACAGTTCTCACTATTGGATTATCCAGGTTATGAAAATAAGAGAGGAGCTGGGATGTGTGATAAAACTTTTCATGTTGGAATGTGTAGCACCTTCAAATTTGCCAAGCTGTTGTACAGTTCTACCACTTCATGGTCTGGATGTTCTGGAATTAATGGTCCTCACATGCAACG GGACGAATACCTCGGTAGGGTGGGTGCAAGTAAAATCAT gttGCATCAGAATTTTGTGATGGGATACTTGAATAGTTCCAGTGAGATGCACAGGGCTTCATATCCTTTCAGTGACTGGGAAATGGAGAAGTTAACAAAAGAGGTTGGCTTGTTTTTGGTTAAAGAAGAAGAGTTCTCACCATGGGACTGTTCATGTGCTGCTTCCAGTTTCCACCCTGGTACTTTGACCATTAGTTTATGGTCAGTTGACATAGTAGATATGGCTTGTTCTTATTTAGAGAGCTTGGAAAGGAAGAAGCCAAAGCATGGCCACAAGAATTTGAGACCTCCATAA
- the LOC18779418 gene encoding uncharacterized protein At4g26485 isoform X2 produces the protein MEVFSFEKKIKHYSSYQKILLAGEGDFSFSVCLARAFGLAVNMVATSLDSRESLMLNYSKAMSNVKELEARGCKVLHEVDVHSMSQHPFLIRVCFDRIIYNFPHAGFFSSERNRLQIWFHRDLVRGFLKNACEMLTAIGEIHVTHKTTFPFSEWKIVELAKEVGLYLVDEEQFSLLDYPGYENKRGAGMCDKTFHVGMCSTFKFAKLLYSSTTSWSGCSGINGPHMQRLHQNFVMGYLNSSSEMHRASYPFSDWEMEKLTKEVGLFLVKEEEFSPWDCSCAASSFHPGTLTISLWSVDIVDMACSYLESLERKKPKHGHKNLRPP, from the exons ATGGAAGTGTTTAGCTTTGAGAAAAAGATTAAGCATTACAGCAGCTATCAGAAGATACTCTTAGCCGGAGAAGGAgacttctctttttctgtttgCTTAGCTAGAGCTTTTGGCTTGGCTGTCAACATGGTTGCGACTTCTCTCGACTCCAGAG AGTCTTTGATGCTGAATTATTCAAAAGCTATGAGCAATGTGAAGGAGTTAGAGGCCAGGGGATGCAAAGTATTGCATGAGGTGGATGTCCACAGCATGAGCCAACACCCTTTCTTGATTAGGGTATGCTTTGATCGCATAATCTATAATTTTCCTCACGCcggtttcttttcttctgaACGCAACAGGTTACAAATTTG GTTTCATCGGGATTTGGTCAGGGGATTCCTCAAGAATGCATGCGAAATGCTGACTGCTATAGGAGAAATTCATGTGACACACAAGACAACATTTCCTTTCAGTGAATGGAAAATAGTGGAGTTAGCAAAAGAGGTTGGGTTATATCTGGTTGATGAAGAACAGTTCTCACTATTGGATTATCCAGGTTATGAAAATAAGAGAGGAGCTGGGATGTGTGATAAAACTTTTCATGTTGGAATGTGTAGCACCTTCAAATTTGCCAAGCTGTTGTACAGTTCTACCACTTCATGGTCTGGATGTTCTGGAATTAATGGTCCTCACATGCAACG gttGCATCAGAATTTTGTGATGGGATACTTGAATAGTTCCAGTGAGATGCACAGGGCTTCATATCCTTTCAGTGACTGGGAAATGGAGAAGTTAACAAAAGAGGTTGGCTTGTTTTTGGTTAAAGAAGAAGAGTTCTCACCATGGGACTGTTCATGTGCTGCTTCCAGTTTCCACCCTGGTACTTTGACCATTAGTTTATGGTCAGTTGACATAGTAGATATGGCTTGTTCTTATTTAGAGAGCTTGGAAAGGAAGAAGCCAAAGCATGGCCACAAGAATTTGAGACCTCCATAA